The Malus domestica chromosome 06, GDT2T_hap1 genome has a segment encoding these proteins:
- the LOC139197162 gene encoding ATP-dependent RNA helicase DBP6-like: MLPTARVLLPVSFTVLVEIYRYFRSGRQLELPQGVAFRLNPIDDQSGHPPSIPSHAPSDLDPEILELIRTLDPAVIEWIRNLDPAFLDEIRKIQELSLKEKEEKEKGKERETQEETEKERESEKSESGSGGGGNENGGEVVKEVVEESSTRNHPRRRENKQMMVSKDKAMQGEELTEKQDQSESRVIIYPNSEVLEIFVGDHFVLKVSKDKAKRREELAEKQDQTENKIETFHVFPASAFIVSAEKCMCACVIVN, from the exons ATGTTGCCAACGGCGCGTGTTCTGCTACCGGTGTCATTTACAGTGTTGGTCGAAATTTATAGGTACTTTCGATCCGGACGGCAATTGGAACTCCCTCAAGGCGTCGCCTTTCGCCTAAATCCCATCGATGATCAAAGTGGTCATCCACCGTCTATTCCGTCTCATGCGCCGTCCGATCTCGATCCTGAAATCCTTGAATTGATTCGGACACTCGACCCCGCCGTGATCGAATGGATTAGGAATCTCGACCCTGCCTTCCTCGATGAGATTCGGAAGATTCAGGAATTGAGTTTGAAGgaaaaggaggaaaaagaaaaagggaaggagagagagactcAAGAGGAAactgagaaggagagagagagcgaaaAGAGCGAAAGCGGCAGCGGAGGAGGAGGGAATGAGAACGGTGGTGAGGTGGTGAAGGAGGTTGTTGAGGAGAGTAGCACAAGGAATCACCCTCGGAGAAGGGAAAACAAGCAG ATGATGGTGTCCAAGGACAAGGCAATGCAGGGGGAAGAGTTGACAGAGAAGCAAGACCAGAGTGAAAGCAGGGTTATTATCTATCCGAATTCTGAAGTTCTG GAAATATTTGTTGGTGATCATTTTGTGTTGAAGGTGTCTAAGGACAAGGCAAAGCGGAGGGAAGAGTTGGCAGAAAAGCAAGACCAGACCGAAAACAAG ATTGAGACTTTCCATGTTTTCCCGGCCTCAGCTTTCATTGTTTCAGCTGAGAAATGCATGTGTGCATGTGTTATAGTCAACTAG